TCCAATTAACTGAGCCCACTGAGCATCAGCAGTACTCCATCGATCCCCCTCAATGGCCAAAACAATATGAAATATGGCATGTGAGAGCAGTGTCAATGAGGATACTATAAGAACGGACCACGTTATCAGATATTGTTGATGCAAACGAGATCCTATTTGGAGGGGAAAAAATCATGAAGAaaagataataattatatttgcaCCTAAAATACAAGATAATCACTACCAACTACCGAGTGGTGAGATGATACCAACAGAATTGTAATCTTAGAGCATGTATGTATCACTAAGTTCCTGATAGGACACTGAATCTTTAAGTTGTAAATAAAATGGCAGAAAACTCATATGTTATAAATAGATAACAAGGATCAGAGCAAGCATCTCACCTTTTCTAGGAGCAGTATACTGAATGAAAAGGAATGCTATTAAATCAACTAAAGACATCAAACTCCAGTTAAGTATAGATGCTgcatgaaaaagagaaaaagtgTCAATTGCAATTTAGTGTGTGAAAGCTGatacaaaaagcaaaaaacTATGGACAATCATTCAAGGAGCTTCATGTGAATTCAAGCAATCCCACTCAAACTTTAGATGGAATCACTAGTATAAATTACAAAGTTATAACTGCAAACAAACATTTCCGACGACAAAAAAACAAACTCCAAACAAGCGTTGTGTAACTGCTGGCATTGCCCTATGCAACCAATGTGAgtgttttggtaaaaaaaaaaagtaactaatCATACTTGACCATGCAGGTTAGCCCGCTTTTAACCAGTTGAAAACGGGGCGAGGCAGGGTGGGTCGACTTAGGTGGTCAAGTTCTAAAAGTCACCCCACCCTGCCACTTGGCCGGCCGGCCCGtgaaacaaatttaaatttttttcattcacGCGAATCATAAAGTTCATAAATTgttgttgtttcaaaaaaataaaatgagttacCAAAAAATTCTCCAATAACATAATTAACAGTAGCGTACTAATAGTTTTTAGTTGCAATTCACATGAATTCTCCGTAAAACTAATAAACACAAGtgacaatttttaaaataaaaaataacttgcaGGCCGCCCCGTGTCTGCCCGCTTCTTTAGTAAGTTAAATAGGGCGGCCCAACTTAAGAGGTCGAGTTCAAAATCTCTACTCAACCCGCCTAAAATAGCAGGCTCGGCTGTTTTGACATCTTAAAACACTGTGATGTGAGTTAATTATGACAACGTGAATAATCATACATTTGAacgcagcagcagcagcagcatttgagtaccaaattcatccaaatcagatagtttattaattaatatacagTCTGTTATCTTTAGGGGAAAAGTATATGATCTAACTAATTAAACCTCCTCTGAAACATTAAAACTCAAAGTAGTTAAAATATTGGACGAATAACATTAAGAAAAGTGAGAAATGATAGGAATAGGATCAAACCTGTTAAGAGGAGCGTAGGTAGTAGAAATCCAGGTATAAACCTAACCATGATGATGCAAGTATAATTATCACAATGAGTAGAAGCTACATCATAGTGTGGACGGAGTAACACAAATCTATGCGTGAAACCCTAAAAATGAACGTGATGATGGAGAAGGTATCGATTCTCGTGGCAATAATCATAAAACGACGCCGGATCATAATGTCGGCGTTGAAGAGCgaaaaagaagaataatgaTGAGAGATTCGAATCGATGAGATGAGGAATGTTCTGCCATCGCGCTCTGTTGATTGATGAATTCAGTTTCCGTTTCCCTCCTGAATTGGATCAACTGAATTTTCTCGTTACTCAAGAAATCGGTGAAGGGTAATTTCGGTAGTCTGCTTCTTTTGGCTTTCCTTTCAGTTTCGGACACAGTACATGCGTAAGCAAAAACTGTGGGAGCTGAATAGCTGATCAAATGGGATATTACAGTAGTAACCTCATGCATTAGCAAATACTTGTTGTATTACAATACTCCTCAAAATGCACACATGTTTTATATTACAATATAAATCTTAGCAGAACACTGATTGCAACAAGGGGACGTAGCTCATATGGTAGAGCGCTCGCTTCGCATGCGAGAGGCACGGGGTTCGATTCCCCGCGTCTCCATTTTTCGCCTCCTTTTTTACGCACGATTCCAGACAAACAAATGAAATGACAAAGCACAATAATTGGCCCACTCTCATCATGTAAATTACAGTATAATTTTTTGTGGAGACAGTATATTTTGGTATAATTGAACTTAGATATTTGTTCAAGCAAAATTGAACagataatatttgtatttgactACAAAATTACTACTATGTAccagcttaaaaaaaattataaaggtgagaatttataatttgaaatagaaaatttatttcagcattcaccaaaaaaaataataatatttcaattaaCAAAATTAACCATGACtttgataccacttgttggagAAGTTTAGAAAACATCGAAAGAAATATATTCTTAAACTTTAAAACAATTGTCTTAGAGTAAAATACAAActttaaaacaaaattcaagATACCATAAATATTGACGAGCGTTCTCTAGAAAAAATTGATCgagaaaattcaaattcaatttttaataaaaaaatatttgtatttgacTACAAAATTACTACTATGTAccagcttaaaaaaaattataaaggtgagaatttataatttgaaatagaaaatttatttcagcattcaccaaaaaaaataataatatttcaattaaCAAAATTAACCATGACTTTGATACCACTTATTGGAGAAGTTTAGAAAACATCGAAAGAAATATATTCTTAAACTTTAAAACAATTGTCTTAGAGTAAAATACAAActttaaaacaaaattcaagATACCATAAATATTGACGAGCTTTCTCTAGAAAAAATTGATCgagaaaattcaaattcaacttttaataaaaaaaaatattttatttaccaaATTCTACTTACCATACAATTGAACTCTGAATTAAAGTGTCTATTATCCGAAAAACTACATGGtttatagaaaaacaaaattcaatacaatatatttattttaagaattttatgctcaaaaccgaataAAACTGCTAACACCGCTAATATCCGGAgaaagaagaaggagaagataTATGAAGAAAACGCTGATAGAACTGAGTCGAAGTGGTGGGAAAGCATGAACCCTCCAAGttgcagtgatgatgaatttTGCGCGAACGAATGTAACAACAACATAGCAATATCAATGCACGAAAaaggtggtggtggaggaggaggaggagtaCTTCCAAAAAGAATAATAGTAGTTCGTCACGGTGAATCACAAGGAAACTTAGATCCAGGAGCATACACAACAACACCAGATCACAGAATTCCATTAACATCACAAGGCATTTCACAAGCACGTTTAACTGGTTCTCAAATTCGCCATCTCATTTCTTCTTCAGCTTCTTCACCTGATTGGCGTGTTTATTTCTATGTTTCACCTTATGCACGAACCAGATCTACTCTCCGTGAAATTGCTAGATCTTTTTCTAAAAAACGTGTTATTGGTGTTAGAGAAGAGTGTCGTATTCGTGAACAAGATTTTGGTAATTTTCAGGTTCAGGAACGTATGAATGCTATTAAAGAAACTCGTCTTCGTTTTGGTAGATTCTTTTATCGTTTCCCTGAGGGAGAGTCCGCTGCCGACGTTTTCGATCGCGTTTCGAGTAAGTAACGTCTATCTTCCTTCTGTATGTATTtgtcaattcaattcaattattgATCTAACTGATTGATTAAGGTAGGTGATATATTTGTTGCTTTGATCAAATCAATGAAAAATGCATTATTCAATCTATAGGGCTGTTTATCATGTAAAATTCACCAAGAACGCATTAGCAAAGCACCTAAATTAAACACACAAGTGTTTATCATGTAAAATTAGGGCTGTTTggttgacttatttgagcttatctagtAGCATAAGTTTTgctatgaaaacaacttatgaaattTGTTGCTTTAATCAATCTATCTATAATGACATTATTTAGGGACTGATTTTGATAATTCACCAATGATATGAAATGAAGGACGTATATGATGTATGATATTTAGAGAAACAACTTAATTGAAAGCATAAGCTAAACACCTAAGTCCTGTTTGGGTAAACAgtttatttgcagcttataacacaagtgcttatcatgataagcgcttacataagctatttttgtaTCATcggataaaattaaattgtttttgtatatgctataagctattttcataagttatcttggagaacttataaaaataggTTGAAAAAAGCTTAagaaaaatgttgtttttataagttatgCAAGAAACTTATttcagtagataagctcaaataaggcTACACAAGTGTTTATTATGTAAAATTAGTTTATGTATAGGTTGTTTGTAGTATTAAACAGAAAATGTGAACATAAACTGGTTTTGGAGCTTATGAGAGTTAACTGAAAACAACTAACTTTCTATATAAGACCGATGGCTTATGTGATAATTGTACATTGGGAAATAGCAGATTAAGCACCACGAGTCTTCAATTATCACCATGCAATGCATCATGGCCAGTAAAGGCACAAGATCACTCTGTCATATCTAGTTGAAAGCTGCAGCATGAAATAACAGTCAAATTTGATTGTTCTTATATGTTTGTATTATATGCATGTGCGTATTGTCTGCTGAAATTACATTGAATGAAAGCCCTTTCTTAGGTTTTTGAATGTCTTTATATTCATATTGCTTTGCTTCTCTATACTAGTCATCTTATTTGATTCTGTTTATTTGCTAGAGGCCTCATCATTTGAGAGGTACACAATATGGAAAAAACAATTTGGTTTTTCCTCACAATATGGGAAAGATTATAAGGTAGTGTGTAGGTAGTCCATGATGAGGCAatagaataaataatatatacagaATTCATATTAAAGATTATAAAAACCTAGGATTATAATGAATTCTTGAAACATACAGTTATGACATGGCatatgtaaaaatatattaaaacatGTATAAGTCTACGGAACCTATGCTTACTAGcattttcaaaaactaataacaTCAATATTGATCTTTTGTGGGctaaattaagaaattactggAAAAAGGCTTATTGTGATGTAGATTAATTGTCGGTTAAGTTTAAACCGTGGAAAACACTAAACAGACAAAACATTTTAGCTAAACTTGTTACGAGAATGAGTTGGTGTTGATATTGACTCTGGGCTAGATGACAGCTTTCAACTTATCTAACAACCATTATTGAATATTGTTAAATTTTGACTGAATTCTGTTACAGTTTTATTTGTCATGTAGTTCATACTCTTAAGTCGTAAACTAATGTGATGCAGAGGGATTGGGTGGTGTTAATTTGGAGATGACTTGTTTGCAGGTTTTCTTGAATCTATGTGGAGGGACATTGACCAGAACAGGCTTAATCATAACCCTTCAAACGATTTGAATCTGATAATTGTGTCACATGGGTTGGCTTCTCGAGTTTTCCTTATGAGGTGGTTTAGATGGACAGTTGAACAATTTGAACTTCTCCACAATTTCGGAAACTGTGAGTTCCGTGTGATGCAGTTGGGGAGTGGCGGAGAGTACAGCTTGGCAGTTCACCATACAGACGAAGAACTGCTAGAGTGGGGACTTTCTCCTGATATGGTAGCCGATCAGAAATGGCGTGCCAATGGCAGCAGGGGTACCTCGAATGATCAAAGTCCCCGCTGCCTTGAAGCATTTTTTGATCTCATTCCTGATTCTGATGAGGAGAGTGAGTACACAGAAGACAAAACAAATTCTTCGAGTGAGTTCACAGAAGACAAAACAAATTCTTCGAGTGAGTGTAGTGAACAATAGgctgttctttctttcttttattggaTAATTGTAAATTAGTTTCTAGAAAAGAAGGTAGCAGATACAAATTGATAATAGGTTGTTCCTTGCTAGTTAGCACTTCTAATCggttcatcatcatcatcatcataaaattGACACTCAATTGGTGCTCTCGACAAATGCTTCTAAAGAATTGACAATATTTAATTGTGGGTAGATTCAAAGCAATTTAATACATTTGGTAGGGAGTAGGGACGGCTTTGTTTTATTGATCCTGCATAATTGTTTATAGAGTATGTATATGTTAAAGATTGTACTCAGTTTGTGATCCTCAAAGTTTATGAGTATAGGATGCATTTATTCTTCTCAACATGTACAAAGGAATGAAAACACGTTGCCTTGGGAGTCTATTGAAGGCAGTTCTATTTTATGTTTGCAGGTGATTGATTTCAAtggttcatttttattttgtaatcaCACAATATACTACAATACCCCAAATATAATGATTGATTTCACTGCAGTTGGATAATTTATTGAAGACACGGGTTACTCACCGCATGATATTACTCCTGTTCAACACTGACAAACATATGATGACCATAGAAAGTTAGAAACACATACTAATACAAATTTTCAAAGTACAAAGTAGTATATAAACATTACAAAGAGCAACATTTGATATTTGACACAAATAAGTACGGTAACTGTATTTAATGCTCCTCTAAGTAAAAAAAGCATTTCATTTGTTTTAATTCCACAttagaaaaattcaaaatgtaTGCAACATGGCTGGAATTTTATTTGACAAGGGATTTTTAATCACGAGAGAAAATACTTCTAAGCTTTGAAATAGGCCAAAGTGATTCTGTAATAACTAGTCTAATTCAAAATATTAGTACTTTGAAGTCTTTGAATAGAAAAATTAATCAAGTTGATggtaatttatcatttttgcAGACATGTACAAGTACAACTGCAACAATTTAAGGAGTGTAGTACATTctctttgtaccaaaaaaagaaaggatGTACATTCTCTTTACTGCTAGCACATACATTCTACAACATAGTAATAGTCAActtaacaaattgaacaagtGATTTTATGTATCAAAAACTCATACACAATCGGTAGTTTTTAGTACTGTAAGAACTTAGTAATGTATGAAAAGATAAATATTCCTTACTCAATCTTTCTTGGTACGTCTCGTGCTGAGaagatttttgtttatatatatatatatatatatatatatatatatatatatatatatatatatatatatatatatatgaggagggatatattgactccaagagtaacaCTTTAGAGTTACTCCACATTTCAACCTTCCATTTTGTTTTAATCAAACGGCATAAATTACTCCAAATTACTACTCACGTGAACCTCTTTTGACTCTCCTTTATTCTAATGAATTCTGAATATAAACTTCTAAAAAACATAACCATGGTGGTGTTCAGCCAATTCAATTTTCTCACACCATCTGTACCTCTTTGtgttgataaaaaattattaatcataTACCAAGCATTGGACGAGTGATTTCTGCTTCCACAACAACAATCCTAGGTTTATACCGtcaaattttggattttggatttCACGTAGTTTAATATTCAAACTTTATTTAATCCCACAAAGTTTTGATTTCACTGCAATTTTGCGATTTTGGGAGAGTGATATTCGTCTATTGTAGTTATCATAATCAAGACGTGAGAGTTGCTAGATTCTTATAACtataataattttgaaatcACGTCACTCTATAGGATCTAATCTAAGCATCTAGCTAGTTGCCACCAAAGAAAAATTTCATTGAAACGATAGAATCGATGGAGCTGATCTGGTTTTATTGGACTAACCCTGATTTCCCCCCTCAATGATTGCAAGAGAACGAAGGAGTGACCCGGTGATTGCTCAGTACGTGAGATAAATTAGCAGCGTTAGATTAAAATAGAATGGAAGGTTGAGATGTGGAGTAACTCTTTagagttactcttggagtcaatatatatatatatatgagtttaaatgttgtgcaccgtcggtgtaattttttttttacacatgcatccaataacatgttgccacatcatttaatgaatgtgacacatcatgtgtttttaattaccatacatgatgtatcggtatattattggacgcatgtgcaaaataaatttacactgacggtgcatataaattaaattttatatatatactatttttttttcgtttacaatgagctgggaatcgaacccagaacctctatcatactacccaaacccctcaccactagaacAAACCTGCTATTTGACAATGTTAAAAATAGATGCTAGTACTACTTCAGAGGATTTTTTGTTTATCCAAAAGAGATGCTATTAGAACAACTTCAGAGgatttcttttttccttcaagCTAGTACTACTAGTTGATAAtgttaaaagtgcaattaaaaGCTTATATAATCTACATACACTACTAATTCCAATAGATAAGctaaaataagtcaatcaaaACTGGCCCTAATGCGATGTTACCCATATGAACACTgtaattaaatattgaaaaaaaaaacagtcacAAAATTATGAGGGTATTGAAGGCATGAAGCAAATGTCAAATATTACACCCGAGTGAGTAGTAGTTTATGTGAAAAGACAAAAACATCCTCAATAGGGTAGAATTATTTCAAACATAAGCTTTCTTCCTCGCTACTTAAAAACCTGAAACCAATACTATTCAATTTGCCATCTCAAAGTTatgaattgaaaacaaaattttttcGTCATGCACCAGCTTCGGTAGACCTGGATTGCTGTTTTAACTCTTCATCAGCATTTCTGAGAAATTGATCCCAGCCACTTCCTGAACTGGTATCCAAATAATCATATGGAACTGCTGTTTTGAGACCTGGCCTAACACCGCAACGATCTTCGACGATTCTAAACTCCGCATCATCTCCTTCTTCACTATAAATATGTTCTAATTCATCCCATGTAAACAACAATGACAATGTAAAGCCACCCCAAGTGTTGAAATCCACAATCTTAACTTTCTCATTGTTTGTAACGTAAATATCAAATGCGTAGTTATCTGACTCAAATTTAGTTCTCACGTAATTGTTGAAAAATCCTTGTATCTGTAATAAGAGATCATCCTTCTTTTCAAGAAGAACAGGATAAAAAGTAGTAACCTCTCGCTGAGAGATTCCGACTAGTTTCTGATTCCGCACAAAACAGCGAAATTCCATCTCTGGCTTAAGGGACGGATACCATTTACGTAGAGCAAGGAAGAAATTATGCGGTCTAGACGAGGATTTATCTTGGCAAGAATCATAAGCATGGCATAAATCATGGACTAATGAGTCAGATGCTCGAAATAGAAGTGCAATCTCGCTGAAAGTGGTACAGCGAAGGGTAGCAGAAGTACTTATCCAAGCTGAATCTTTTGGAGCACTCCAATTCAACTTGGGAAAAACTGAACCCCCAAGAGACTCGATGGATTCCTTAACTTGCAACTCGAGTTCTGGAAAAGAAGGGGGTGGAGAAGATTCTTCtgcttcatcatcatcatcatcatcatcatcatcatatccctctgatacctgaaaatCTTCTTCATC
This genomic interval from Trifolium pratense cultivar HEN17-A07 linkage group LG6, ARS_RC_1.1, whole genome shotgun sequence contains the following:
- the LOC123890875 gene encoding phosphoglycerate mutase-like protein AT74H, with product MNPPSCSDDEFCANECNNNIAISMHEKGGGGGGGGVLPKRIIVVRHGESQGNLDPGAYTTTPDHRIPLTSQGISQARLTGSQIRHLISSSASSPDWRVYFYVSPYARTRSTLREIARSFSKKRVIGVREECRIREQDFGNFQVQERMNAIKETRLRFGRFFYRFPEGESAADVFDRVSSFLESMWRDIDQNRLNHNPSNDLNLIIVSHGLASRVFLMRWFRWTVEQFELLHNFGNCEFRVMQLGSGGEYSLAVHHTDEELLEWGLSPDMVADQKWRANGSRGTSNDQSPRCLEAFFDLIPDSDEESEYTEDKTNSSSEFTEDKTNSSSECSEQ
- the LOC123890876 gene encoding cell division cycle protein 123 homolog, which gives rise to MYNMKEEEVNRCQIKEWYPNFKSVSIKTIIHQLPESFIQYLLDDSGPFLLPLSVLNEDALPNRIHNPIDEEDFQVSEGYDDDDDDDDDEAEESSPPPSFPELELQVKESIESLGGSVFPKLNWSAPKDSAWISTSATLRCTTFSEIALLFRASDSLVHDLCHAYDSCQDKSSSRPHNFFLALRKWYPSLKPEMEFRCFVRNQKLVGISQREVTTFYPVLLEKKDDLLLQIQGFFNNYVRTKFESDNYAFDIYVTNNEKVKIVDFNTWGGFTLSLLFTWDELEHIYSEEGDDAEFRIVEDRCGVRPGLKTAVPYDYLDTSSGSGWDQFLRNADEELKQQSRSTEAGA